A genomic window from Leptospira fletcheri includes:
- a CDS encoding glycerophosphodiester phosphodiesterase, whose product MFSTRFRMHGRNSLFLGVFFVFLLFGTNCVPHSPRTDLVRKEFPQSVLILGHRGARALAPENTLSGFRLAMKYGHGFELDTMLCKTGELVVIHDYNLDRVTNGKGKVKDTSLADIKRLDAGSHFAPEYKGEEVPTLEEVLNEFGGKSVIDIEIKSEESGEPAKQVADAVIDLLTKKKFPKYVFVSSFNPFVLERIKEKKPEILRGQIYATFKDSQMSYYKKVALRNLLLNDKAVPDILAPEHLMVDEDYVKKYHSLGYKIYPWTVNDPSDMRRLLKDGVDGIITDRPDLLSQVLKESGR is encoded by the coding sequence ATGTTCTCGACTAGATTCCGGATGCACGGCCGAAATTCCCTTTTTCTCGGCGTCTTCTTTGTATTTCTACTTTTCGGAACGAATTGTGTTCCTCATTCTCCGCGCACGGATCTCGTACGGAAAGAATTTCCGCAGTCCGTGTTAATTCTCGGACACAGAGGTGCCAGGGCCTTGGCTCCGGAAAACACCCTTTCCGGATTTCGTTTAGCGATGAAATACGGACACGGCTTCGAGCTGGACACTATGCTTTGTAAAACCGGAGAATTGGTCGTTATACACGATTATAATCTGGATCGGGTGACGAACGGAAAAGGAAAGGTCAAGGACACTTCTCTGGCGGACATCAAACGGTTGGATGCGGGAAGTCATTTCGCTCCCGAATACAAGGGAGAAGAGGTCCCGACTTTAGAGGAAGTGTTAAACGAATTCGGCGGAAAGTCGGTCATAGACATCGAAATCAAATCCGAAGAATCGGGGGAACCCGCAAAACAGGTGGCGGATGCAGTCATCGATCTGCTCACGAAGAAAAAATTTCCGAAATACGTCTTCGTCTCCTCTTTCAATCCGTTCGTACTGGAACGGATTAAGGAGAAAAAGCCGGAGATTCTGAGAGGACAAATCTATGCTACGTTCAAGGATTCCCAGATGTCCTATTATAAGAAAGTGGCATTGAGGAATCTCCTGCTGAACGACAAGGCCGTTCCGGATATATTGGCTCCGGAGCATCTGATGGTGGACGAGGATTATGTGAAAAAATACCATTCCCTAGGATATAAAATCTATCCGTGGACGGTAAATGATCCTTCCGATATGCGAAGACTCCTCAAGGACGGGGTCGACGGGATCATTACCGATCGTCCGGATCTACTTTCCCAAGTCCTGAAAGAATCAGGCAGATGA
- a CDS encoding FMN-binding glutamate synthase family protein, whose product MSEEQLFATLRIIDNHPWLFWFGVTGIFLISVFIHDLVQRKHTIKHNFPIVGHIRYLFEMIGPELRQYWVANDKEEMPFNRAERSWVYATAKKQNNNFGFGTTELLYDAGYPIIKHSAFPFPEGQAKFLNGDPSMIPSLKVMGESRGRKKPYRPSSVINISAMSYGSLGERAVSALNQGAKLARCYHNTGEGGLSPYHAFGADVVWQLGTGYFGARDEKGKFSMDKFLERLSENPYVRAIEIKLSQGAKPGKGGILPGAKVTAEIAKIRGIQQGQDCISPNAHSEFTDVKGLVEFIEKIAGETGLPVGIKSAVGESKFWEELAERMKSGGKGPDFITIDGGEGGTGAAPLTFTDHVSLPFKVGFARVYRIFQNARIADGIVWIGSGKLGFPDRAIVAFAMGCDLINVARESMMSIGCIQAQKCHTGHCPAGVATQSRWLQAGLDVNLKAERAASYIKGFRKELLAVAHACGYEHPLQFTGSDIEIGAGLNRFRTLSEVLEYEREPVRFTTMMDYTSFIPEKSSA is encoded by the coding sequence ATGTCGGAAGAACAACTCTTCGCAACTCTTAGGATTATAGACAATCACCCCTGGTTATTCTGGTTCGGCGTCACCGGTATTTTTCTAATCTCGGTTTTCATCCACGACCTGGTTCAAAGAAAACACACGATAAAACACAACTTTCCCATCGTAGGTCATATCCGTTATTTGTTCGAGATGATCGGTCCGGAGTTGAGACAGTATTGGGTCGCCAACGACAAGGAGGAAATGCCTTTTAATCGCGCCGAACGGTCCTGGGTTTACGCGACTGCGAAGAAGCAAAACAATAATTTCGGTTTCGGGACCACCGAATTGTTATACGACGCGGGCTATCCGATCATAAAGCATTCCGCGTTTCCCTTTCCGGAAGGTCAGGCCAAATTTCTGAACGGAGACCCTTCCATGATCCCTTCCTTAAAAGTCATGGGCGAATCCCGAGGCAGAAAAAAACCTTATCGCCCTTCTTCCGTCATCAACATCTCCGCTATGTCATACGGATCTTTGGGAGAAAGAGCGGTATCCGCACTTAACCAAGGAGCAAAGCTTGCTCGATGTTATCATAATACGGGAGAGGGAGGCCTTTCCCCTTATCACGCCTTCGGAGCGGACGTCGTGTGGCAGTTAGGAACGGGGTATTTCGGCGCTAGAGACGAAAAAGGAAAGTTTTCCATGGATAAGTTTCTGGAACGTCTCTCCGAAAATCCGTACGTCAGAGCCATAGAGATCAAATTATCCCAGGGCGCGAAACCCGGAAAGGGTGGAATCTTACCTGGCGCCAAAGTCACCGCGGAAATCGCAAAAATCCGCGGAATCCAGCAGGGACAGGATTGTATTTCGCCTAACGCACATTCCGAATTTACGGACGTAAAAGGCCTTGTGGAATTCATAGAAAAAATTGCGGGAGAAACGGGCCTGCCCGTGGGCATCAAGAGCGCGGTAGGAGAGTCCAAGTTTTGGGAAGAGTTGGCGGAAAGAATGAAATCCGGCGGAAAAGGCCCCGACTTCATTACCATAGACGGAGGGGAAGGCGGCACGGGAGCTGCTCCCTTAACGTTTACGGACCACGTCTCTTTGCCCTTTAAAGTGGGATTCGCCCGCGTATATCGTATTTTTCAGAATGCAAGGATCGCGGACGGAATCGTCTGGATTGGAAGTGGAAAATTAGGTTTTCCTGATAGAGCTATCGTGGCTTTCGCGATGGGGTGCGACTTGATCAACGTGGCCAGGGAATCCATGATGTCCATAGGATGCATCCAAGCCCAGAAATGTCATACGGGTCATTGCCCTGCCGGAGTCGCAACTCAGAGCAGATGGTTGCAAGCAGGGTTGGACGTGAATCTTAAAGCCGAGCGAGCCGCGAGTTATATCAAAGGATTCCGGAAGGAGTTACTTGCAGTCGCGCACGCATGCGGATACGAACATCCTCTTCAATTTACCGGGTCGGATATAGAAATAGGAGCCGGACTGAACCGCTTCCGAACGCTTTCCGAAGTATTGGAATACGAACGGGAACCGGTCCGTTTTACTACGATGATGGATTATACCAGTTTTATCCCTGAAAAATCATCTGCCTGA
- a CDS encoding polysaccharide deacetylase family protein: protein MSRLTPTKFILTVTFLISFSAVATPVKNFLNPEPSSQGSKKNPPEARAKSKIEDSPKSAKTFENSIPNVSNLPARVAYDAGKENPDGSGHGKGIPVLCYHHLVDNGNPMGGYNLDPSLLEEQFKYLKKLGYQTVSLDQFYSYIKGESGADFPKRPILLTFDDGSLTHKTVLVSLLKKYGFRASIFIYPSTISNPKFKFYMRWPDLKEALDSGVLDLGSHTLYHPKLPAMKRAEIRKQLRESKAILEAKTGHKVKDLAYPFGLFDVRVIEEAKEAGYRMAFTVNPGKNVPSTDPYTVHRSLIPWGQSQARFNSILSASPPGKIKLGIADGSWVKPGQTFSVNVEGLDPATIQMKIRGKNAIRSKKSATEYVVGIPDFKTKVSYPPLVITGKTSDGRRTETQFLFVNRQAFTREPD, encoded by the coding sequence ATGAGCCGCCTTACACCGACGAAGTTTATCCTAACTGTAACATTCCTGATTTCTTTCTCCGCAGTAGCGACTCCGGTAAAAAATTTCTTAAATCCAGAACCATCCTCTCAGGGATCGAAGAAGAATCCTCCGGAAGCCCGCGCAAAATCGAAAATCGAAGATTCTCCCAAATCCGCTAAAACTTTCGAAAATTCCATTCCCAATGTTTCGAATTTGCCTGCAAGAGTCGCTTATGACGCCGGCAAGGAAAATCCGGACGGATCGGGCCATGGAAAAGGGATCCCGGTCCTTTGTTATCACCATCTGGTCGACAATGGAAACCCTATGGGGGGATACAATCTCGACCCGAGTTTGCTGGAAGAGCAGTTCAAATATCTGAAAAAGTTAGGCTACCAAACGGTAAGTTTGGACCAATTTTATTCCTACATAAAGGGGGAAAGCGGCGCGGATTTTCCCAAGCGTCCGATCTTACTCACTTTCGACGATGGTTCTCTCACTCATAAGACCGTGTTGGTTTCCCTTCTGAAAAAATACGGTTTTAGGGCTTCGATATTCATTTACCCGAGTACGATCTCCAATCCGAAATTCAAATTTTATATGCGTTGGCCCGACTTGAAAGAAGCTCTGGACAGCGGAGTCCTCGATTTAGGCTCTCATACTCTATACCATCCTAAATTACCCGCAATGAAGAGGGCCGAAATTCGGAAACAATTGAGGGAATCCAAAGCGATTCTCGAGGCGAAAACCGGCCATAAGGTCAAAGATCTCGCTTATCCGTTCGGGTTATTCGACGTCCGAGTGATAGAGGAAGCGAAGGAAGCGGGTTATAGAATGGCGTTCACCGTCAATCCGGGCAAGAACGTTCCTTCCACCGATCCGTATACGGTCCATAGGTCTCTGATTCCATGGGGACAATCTCAGGCCAGATTCAATTCGATATTGAGCGCGAGCCCCCCGGGAAAGATCAAACTCGGAATCGCGGACGGTTCCTGGGTCAAGCCCGGACAGACATTTTCCGTGAACGTGGAAGGTTTGGATCCGGCGACGATTCAAATGAAGATCAGAGGCAAGAACGCGATTCGATCCAAAAAGTCCGCGACGGAGTACGTAGTCGGAATACCCGATTTTAAAACGAAGGTAAGTTACCCTCCCCTCGTGATTACCGGTAAGACTTCGGACGGCAGACGCACCGAAACCCAGTTTCTCTTCGTAAACAGGCAGGCTTTTACCCGAGAACCCGACTAA
- a CDS encoding LB099 family protein, which produces MDYEKEKKKLLSAKTPEQYIEFSIKSKLEGPKKSSITTEWLNKSGYTIDDIKYARNRHPFWREKRNKGSYERNSRRLEHHNYYKSDEKIVWDENKLNKFYDLNQEGHADHELAKLFKTSIPAVNHIRRKFRFASLLLESEKKKPTKVAVVKLSHHSESVLKRMIREKGRK; this is translated from the coding sequence ATGGATTACGAAAAGGAAAAAAAGAAACTTCTCTCGGCAAAAACGCCCGAGCAATACATCGAATTTTCCATAAAATCAAAACTAGAAGGACCGAAGAAATCTAGTATTACCACAGAATGGTTGAATAAATCAGGTTATACAATAGATGACATAAAATACGCAAGAAATCGGCATCCGTTCTGGCGGGAGAAAAGAAATAAGGGATCGTACGAAAGAAACAGTCGGAGATTGGAGCATCACAATTACTACAAGTCGGATGAAAAGATCGTTTGGGATGAAAATAAACTGAATAAATTCTACGACTTGAATCAGGAAGGACACGCCGACCACGAGTTGGCGAAATTGTTTAAGACTTCCATTCCCGCAGTGAACCACATCCGAAGGAAATTCAGATTCGCTAGTCTGCTTCTCGAATCCGAAAAAAAGAAACCGACCAAGGTGGCTGTCGTAAAGCTAAGTCATCATTCCGAGTCCGTTCTAAAGCGGATGATTCGGGAAAAAGGAAGGAAATAA
- a CDS encoding DoxX family protein, whose protein sequence is MLSLSEQLKHRISTVLSILSSIIFLQTLFFKFTGADESVEIFATMGMEPWGRIWTGTFEFLIAVLLLIPPLRFIGAIGGFFLMVGAVFSHLLFLGIVVHNDGGLLFGLALFTLASCTIILSIEWDSRPAP, encoded by the coding sequence ATGTTATCCCTGTCGGAACAGCTTAAGCATCGAATCTCAACCGTACTGTCGATACTATCTTCGATCATCTTTCTACAGACTCTTTTTTTCAAGTTCACCGGAGCGGACGAGTCCGTGGAGATCTTTGCCACCATGGGAATGGAGCCTTGGGGAAGGATCTGGACAGGGACATTCGAATTTCTCATAGCCGTTTTACTCCTGATCCCGCCCCTAAGATTTATCGGAGCGATCGGAGGTTTTTTCCTGATGGTAGGCGCGGTCTTTTCCCACCTTCTTTTTCTGGGAATCGTAGTCCACAATGACGGAGGTTTGCTCTTCGGGTTGGCCTTGTTCACCCTCGCCTCCTGTACGATCATTTTAAGTATAGAATGGGACAGTCGGCCCGCTCCCTAA
- a CDS encoding YIP1 family protein encodes MKILIDHVREVLIVLRSPSSAFQSAGTDPNFLVSFLRVFFFFLIGSFVGGLFSLQSAAIFLAFGGSFLNFLFIVLLPSVFWGAIYSALYSGCFLLIGGILLYWIPKYSRGLTDVRKSATFVSRLAFLFPLCSCLYLMLPAGRFRFTVLILFFLYSSYLLLNVLYYGLKCERRNSFISSLAVGSVSLFLFFWMNGGVSQDLFRPSYPKSMTPEEEKEKIQEAKEVIERLEKARREKGLSN; translated from the coding sequence ATGAAAATTCTGATCGACCACGTTCGAGAAGTCTTAATCGTATTGCGCTCTCCCAGTTCCGCGTTCCAAAGCGCGGGTACGGATCCGAATTTTCTAGTCTCTTTCCTAAGGGTTTTTTTCTTTTTCCTAATCGGCTCCTTCGTCGGCGGACTTTTCTCCCTGCAATCCGCGGCCATTTTTCTGGCTTTCGGAGGCTCCTTCCTGAATTTTCTTTTCATCGTTCTTTTGCCTTCCGTTTTTTGGGGAGCGATATACTCCGCGCTGTATTCCGGATGCTTTTTACTGATCGGAGGAATTCTTCTCTATTGGATTCCGAAATATTCCCGGGGACTGACGGATGTACGCAAAAGCGCCACCTTCGTTTCCAGATTGGCTTTTCTTTTCCCGCTCTGTTCCTGCCTGTATCTTATGCTTCCTGCGGGCCGGTTCCGTTTCACCGTTTTGATCCTTTTCTTCCTCTATTCCAGCTACCTACTCCTGAACGTCCTTTATTACGGATTGAAATGCGAACGCAGGAATTCGTTTATCAGCAGCCTGGCAGTCGGCTCGGTCTCGCTTTTCCTCTTCTTCTGGATGAATGGAGGAGTTTCCCAAGACCTGTTCCGGCCTTCCTATCCCAAATCCATGACACCGGAAGAAGAGAAGGAAAAAATCCAGGAAGCGAAAGAAGTCATCGAAAGATTGGAAAAAGCAAGAAGGGAAAAAGGCCTTTCGAATTAA
- a CDS encoding diguanylate cyclase has translation MDRFRCMRECLSKFYRFLISGPVFLAVFLIFVGQTYPKSLGPTSAKTLQLDSGSPEEIRLFDEISFMRDSLGSLSSNEVIGGELDSAFRKNADKISNFGYDSNPYWFKFRAQVEEPISEERYLRIEYPHLDKIDLYWKDSLGREGEFHTGNLTPFKERPVKDRYFVFPIPLEDKAEVEVYFRVESEGSLTIPISLITRSKWEESFRISLVLNGIFFGALGVMVFYNFFLFLGIREKAYLYYTIVVFSFVLFTLISSGYGFWLLFSDFPKWGNYAFAGITPISMFFLILFSQEYLQTRNSHPRLHLLSKLLAGVWVLSLCAAPFFPLHKLLPIIAVLSILGILLLLFVSVLRALKNDRRAKIFLAAWILGLAGIIMFSLNRLGLWESEPIASGALKLGLLSNVVLLSLGLVDRINTFRKEKEEYKEKADQLLELSLLDPLTGVANRRFFDQELDREWNRSLRTERPLSLLMIDVDYFKSYNDTYGHLKGDEILERVALALKDCLNRSSDMISRYGGEEFGVILPDTPVEGAIVVALDMLQTVEDMQIVHEKSPFSRVTVSIGVSSNLDREIHSPQELLGAADKNLYDAKSFGRNHIRH, from the coding sequence GTGGATCGTTTCCGCTGTATGCGGGAATGCCTTTCCAAATTTTACCGATTTCTAATCTCTGGTCCGGTCTTTCTTGCCGTTTTTCTGATTTTCGTCGGGCAAACGTACCCCAAATCCTTGGGGCCGACCTCCGCAAAAACGTTACAGTTGGATTCCGGCTCGCCGGAGGAGATCCGACTTTTCGATGAAATTTCTTTCATGAGGGATTCCCTCGGTTCGCTTTCCTCCAACGAAGTGATCGGAGGAGAGCTGGATTCCGCTTTTCGTAAAAACGCGGATAAAATCTCCAACTTCGGTTACGACTCCAATCCTTACTGGTTCAAATTCCGTGCGCAGGTGGAAGAACCGATATCAGAAGAAAGATATTTAAGAATAGAATACCCTCATTTGGATAAGATCGACCTATATTGGAAAGATTCTTTGGGCAGAGAGGGGGAATTTCATACAGGAAATCTCACACCGTTCAAAGAAAGACCCGTCAAAGACAGGTACTTCGTATTTCCGATCCCTCTGGAAGACAAGGCGGAAGTGGAGGTGTATTTCAGGGTGGAATCCGAAGGATCCTTGACCATTCCGATTTCCTTAATTACCCGGAGCAAGTGGGAGGAATCCTTCAGAATATCCCTTGTGCTGAACGGAATATTTTTCGGCGCTTTGGGAGTCATGGTCTTCTATAATTTTTTCCTGTTCCTAGGAATTCGGGAAAAAGCGTATTTATACTATACCATCGTCGTATTCTCTTTCGTATTATTCACTTTGATCAGTTCCGGCTACGGCTTCTGGCTGCTCTTTTCGGACTTCCCGAAATGGGGAAACTACGCATTTGCCGGCATCACGCCTATATCGATGTTTTTTTTGATCCTTTTTTCGCAGGAATACCTACAAACCAGGAACTCCCATCCTAGGCTGCATCTTCTATCGAAATTGTTGGCAGGAGTATGGGTTCTTTCTCTTTGCGCTGCTCCCTTCTTTCCGCTTCACAAACTTCTTCCGATCATCGCGGTTCTTTCCATCCTAGGAATCCTTTTGCTTCTTTTCGTTTCCGTTTTAAGAGCGCTGAAGAACGACAGAAGAGCCAAAATCTTCCTTGCGGCATGGATACTCGGCCTTGCGGGAATTATCATGTTTTCCTTAAATAGATTGGGACTTTGGGAATCGGAGCCGATCGCAAGCGGGGCGTTGAAATTAGGCCTCTTGAGTAACGTGGTTTTGCTTTCTCTAGGATTGGTAGATAGGATCAACACGTTCCGGAAAGAAAAGGAGGAATACAAGGAGAAAGCGGATCAACTTTTGGAGCTTTCTCTGTTGGATCCGTTGACGGGAGTGGCGAACAGAAGGTTTTTCGACCAAGAATTGGACCGCGAATGGAACCGATCTCTCCGTACGGAAAGACCTCTGTCGCTTCTTATGATAGATGTGGATTATTTCAAATCCTACAACGACACCTACGGGCATCTGAAGGGAGATGAAATTCTGGAAAGAGTGGCTCTCGCATTGAAGGATTGTTTGAATCGTTCTTCGGATATGATCTCCAGATACGGAGGTGAGGAATTCGGCGTAATTCTGCCGGATACTCCCGTGGAAGGAGCCATCGTCGTCGCCTTGGATATGCTACAGACCGTAGAAGATATGCAGATCGTTCATGAAAAAAGCCCTTTTTCCAGAGTGACCGTGTCCATCGGAGTCTCCAGCAATTTAGACAGGGAAATCCATTCTCCCCAAGAACTTCTCGGAGCAGCGGATAAGAATCTATACGATGCGAAGTCTTTCGGTAGAAATCACATCCGACATTAA
- a CDS encoding SDR family oxidoreductase: MKYSVITGGTEGIGKATVSGLAERGWSVTMIARNPEKAEATAKEIRAKTGNQNVDFIAGDLSSLENVANTAKTVRKKIPKIDALINNAGLMSPERQVSKDGYEMNFAVNHLAHVLLTELLLENVKAADQGRIVAVSSKLYRNAKPDLSDLSLEKKYSWIQAYADSKLYNIFYVQELADRLQGSGTTANSLHPGVVNTSLARDLKGPIGFVFSGIKNLFFISPEKGARTSIYLADAPGLEKISGQYFEDRVQVPLAGLALNGELRKRIGEETRKILSKFL; the protein is encoded by the coding sequence ATGAAATACTCGGTTATTACCGGAGGAACGGAAGGAATCGGGAAGGCGACCGTAAGCGGATTGGCCGAAAGAGGTTGGTCGGTCACTATGATCGCTCGAAATCCGGAAAAGGCGGAGGCGACGGCAAAGGAAATTCGGGCGAAAACGGGAAACCAAAACGTGGACTTTATCGCGGGCGATCTTTCTTCCCTGGAAAACGTGGCAAACACAGCCAAGACAGTGCGGAAAAAAATTCCGAAAATCGACGCTTTAATCAATAATGCAGGGTTGATGTCTCCCGAAAGACAGGTATCCAAAGACGGATATGAAATGAATTTTGCGGTCAATCACTTGGCGCATGTTTTGTTAACCGAACTCTTATTGGAGAATGTAAAGGCCGCCGACCAGGGAAGAATCGTCGCTGTAAGCTCCAAATTATATAGGAATGCCAAGCCCGATCTGTCCGATCTTTCGCTGGAAAAAAAATATTCCTGGATTCAGGCGTACGCGGATTCCAAATTGTATAATATTTTTTACGTCCAGGAATTGGCGGATCGACTGCAAGGAAGCGGAACGACGGCGAATTCCTTGCACCCGGGAGTAGTCAATACGTCCCTTGCCAGGGATTTGAAGGGCCCCATCGGATTCGTCTTTTCAGGGATAAAAAACCTATTTTTTATCTCTCCTGAAAAAGGAGCTAGAACCTCGATCTATCTCGCGGACGCGCCCGGGCTGGAAAAAATTTCCGGACAGTATTTCGAAGATCGGGTTCAGGTCCCTCTGGCCGGCCTGGCATTGAACGGTGAGCTTCGAAAAAGAATCGGGGAAGAAACTCGAAAAATTCTGTCCAAATTCCTATAA
- a CDS encoding UDP-2,3-diacylglucosamine diphosphatase yields the protein MKFPRGKIYDGFFVSDVHYLLNKKIKSHKHKELFQLLDHLDRKEIKFHNLYLVGDIIESWFFSADRRLTRIKGKKRFNKLFDRLDRLSSGKGRKYYIVGNHDTTSYLMRLSPRVESYLRARDWIICEKAEDDLLIALHGHQGQYNKFTWIGSIFILRILHVFASLFPGIFRFSENFYHKHLNRQDPTTAEETLAYYQKLAKFAHQGKKVLISGHTHDFLCLPKMNIINTGDWVKSNTFVIQDLRKFIGIRMTARKEFKKEFRLKV from the coding sequence ATGAAATTCCCACGAGGAAAAATATACGACGGATTCTTTGTTTCCGACGTTCATTATCTGCTGAACAAAAAAATCAAATCCCATAAGCACAAAGAGCTTTTTCAATTACTCGATCATCTGGACAGGAAGGAGATCAAGTTTCATAATCTTTATCTGGTAGGAGACATCATCGAAAGCTGGTTTTTCAGCGCAGACAGAAGGTTGACCAGAATTAAGGGAAAGAAAAGGTTCAACAAATTATTCGATCGATTGGACCGCCTTTCCAGCGGCAAGGGAAGGAAATATTACATCGTAGGAAACCACGATACGACTTCCTATTTAATGAGATTGTCCCCCAGAGTGGAAAGCTATCTGCGGGCAAGGGACTGGATCATCTGCGAAAAAGCGGAAGACGATCTCCTGATCGCGTTGCACGGTCATCAGGGCCAGTACAATAAATTCACTTGGATCGGATCCATATTCATATTAAGAATCTTACACGTCTTTGCCTCCTTGTTTCCGGGAATCTTCCGATTCTCCGAGAATTTTTATCACAAACATTTGAACAGACAAGACCCGACGACCGCCGAAGAAACACTCGCCTATTACCAGAAGCTGGCAAAATTCGCACACCAAGGCAAAAAAGTGCTGATTTCGGGACACACACACGATTTCCTATGTCTGCCGAAAATGAACATTATTAACACCGGAGATTGGGTGAAAAGCAACACGTTCGTAATCCAGGATCTGCGCAAATTCATCGGGATCAGAATGACCGCTAGAAAAGAATTCAAAAAGGAATTTCGATTAAAAGTCTGA
- a CDS encoding AMP-dependent synthetase/ligase, whose protein sequence is METSRLPFLSSSTLYHMTKVSAETFKEHPAQFYKPDGKSYRAVSYSELYEIVTRIGLGLVSIGVDRGENVALIADSGYRWLWASMGITNIGSVDVPRGTDSTLEDLVYILNHSEARVAFVENGITLRKIASNSSAFPKLKVLIAFEPSANLGQNDSFKVLHLEDLISLGDRWIREKGEMEFHKRGESIREDDLATIVYTSGTTGKPKGVMLSHKNIMFNVDTSLSLYDLHFSPEDRTMAYLPPWHIAERLIETACLRVGASEAFTSISSLGQDLQEIRPTFLLSVPRVWESFYNKIQDKLREASPFRRLLFPVFQKTASSFHKYKSRFLGLEYSLRRISFPVEFLRRSTALAVLSFLYLPNLMAQFVFSKIRNGLGGNLKYALSGAGALPEYIDRFFNSIGIPLLEGYGMTELGGISTRRRLDAITVGTLGKCLPGVEIKLLNEKGEEIHDPGIKGIAWHRGPHVMMGYYKDPEKTAEILVDGWLNSGDLLFWTAQGDLKYAGRAKDTIVLSGGENLEPEPIEFALTKSELILQAMVVGHDKKSVGALLVPDWEVLDKQLQEWKSRLLQEIQDPNSDPDVRELFRKEIRDLVSSKNGFKNFEKVSNFYLLPKKFEPGDELTLTMKVRRNVVADKYKNAIEKLYK, encoded by the coding sequence ATGGAAACATCAAGGCTTCCTTTTCTCAGCTCCTCCACTTTGTATCACATGACGAAGGTTTCCGCTGAGACGTTTAAAGAACACCCTGCGCAATTCTACAAACCTGACGGGAAGTCCTACAGAGCCGTATCCTATTCGGAACTGTACGAAATCGTAACCAGAATCGGTCTCGGTTTGGTTTCTATCGGAGTCGACCGAGGAGAGAATGTAGCCTTGATCGCCGATTCCGGATATAGATGGCTTTGGGCCAGTATGGGGATCACGAATATAGGAAGCGTGGATGTTCCGAGAGGAACGGACTCTACTCTGGAGGATTTGGTTTATATTCTGAACCATTCCGAAGCGAGGGTGGCGTTCGTCGAAAACGGAATCACTCTTCGTAAGATTGCTTCGAACTCCTCCGCGTTTCCGAAACTGAAAGTTCTGATCGCGTTCGAGCCTTCCGCTAATCTAGGACAAAACGATTCTTTCAAAGTTCTTCATTTAGAGGACCTAATCTCCTTAGGGGATCGCTGGATCCGGGAAAAAGGAGAGATGGAATTCCACAAACGGGGAGAGTCCATCCGGGAGGACGATCTTGCTACGATCGTATACACTTCCGGCACTACCGGGAAACCGAAAGGAGTCATGCTTTCCCACAAAAACATAATGTTCAACGTGGACACTTCCCTTTCTCTCTACGACCTCCATTTCAGTCCGGAAGATCGAACCATGGCTTATCTTCCTCCGTGGCATATCGCGGAAAGATTGATAGAAACCGCCTGTCTGCGTGTCGGAGCTTCGGAAGCCTTCACTTCTATTTCGAGTTTAGGTCAGGATCTGCAGGAAATTCGTCCGACCTTTCTCTTATCCGTGCCTCGGGTATGGGAAAGTTTTTACAATAAGATCCAGGATAAACTGAGGGAAGCCTCCCCTTTTCGGAGACTGCTCTTTCCCGTCTTTCAAAAAACCGCTTCGTCCTTTCATAAATATAAGAGTAGATTTTTGGGCCTGGAATATTCCCTGCGCAGGATCTCCTTTCCGGTCGAATTTCTCCGTAGGTCCACGGCCTTGGCGGTGCTATCGTTTCTATATCTGCCGAACTTGATGGCTCAATTCGTTTTTTCTAAAATTCGAAACGGTCTCGGGGGAAATCTGAAATATGCGCTTTCCGGCGCCGGGGCTTTGCCGGAATACATAGATCGATTTTTCAATTCCATAGGAATTCCTTTATTGGAAGGCTACGGGATGACGGAGTTAGGAGGGATCTCCACTCGTAGGAGATTGGACGCGATCACCGTAGGAACGCTAGGCAAGTGTCTGCCGGGAGTAGAAATCAAACTTCTCAACGAAAAAGGGGAAGAGATCCATGACCCGGGAATCAAAGGGATCGCGTGGCACCGAGGACCTCACGTCATGATGGGATACTACAAGGACCCGGAAAAAACGGCGGAAATCCTCGTGGACGGGTGGTTGAATTCCGGAGATCTCCTGTTTTGGACCGCGCAAGGCGACCTGAAATACGCAGGCCGAGCAAAGGATACGATCGTACTTTCCGGAGGGGAAAATCTTGAACCCGAGCCGATCGAATTCGCGCTGACCAAGAGCGAACTGATCCTACAGGCAATGGTCGTCGGGCACGACAAAAAGTCCGTCGGAGCCCTGCTCGTTCCCGATTGGGAAGTCTTGGACAAGCAACTCCAGGAATGGAAATCCAGATTGCTTCAGGAAATCCAGGATCCGAACTCGGATCCCGACGTTCGCGAGTTGTTTAGGAAAGAAATTCGCGATTTGGTTTCTTCCAAAAACGGCTTCAAAAATTTCGAGAAGGTGTCTAATTTCTATCTTCTACCCAAGAAGTTCGAACCGGGAGACGAATTGACTTTGACCATGAAGGTGCGTCGGAATGTGGTCGCCGATAAATACAAAAACGCGATAGAGAAACTGTACAAATAA